TGCGGCACTGATATGCCCCGGAAAATCATAAAAAAGCGATAATCGCTGAAAAGAAGTCAATAAGGGAGGGTTTCACGAGATGGCGAAGGAGCATTTTGACAGGACGAAGCCGCATCTGAACATAGGGACGATCGGTCACATTGACCACGGGAAGACGACGCTGACGGCGGCGATAACGCGGACGCTCTCTTCGGCGGGCTGGGCGGATTTCACGCCCTTCGACAAGATCGACAAGGCGCCGGA
The window above is part of the Thermovirga sp. genome. Proteins encoded here:
- the tuf gene encoding elongation factor Tu (EF-Tu; promotes GTP-dependent binding of aminoacyl-tRNA to the A-site of ribosomes during protein biosynthesis; when the tRNA anticodon matches the mRNA codon, GTP hydrolysis results; the inactive EF-Tu-GDP leaves the ribosome and release of GDP is promoted by elongation factor Ts; many prokaryotes have two copies of the gene encoding EF-Tu), whose translation is MAKEHFDRTKPHLNIGTIGHIDHGKTTLTAAITRTLSSAGWADFTPFDKIDKAP